One Mobula hypostoma chromosome 5, sMobHyp1.1, whole genome shotgun sequence DNA segment encodes these proteins:
- the LOC134346242 gene encoding solute carrier family 35 member G3-like, with protein sequence MQKTAEPQKERREAASTQCGAGKGSGGWWGGCLSDSGRGLVVALFGGGVPAGFVGPFARIAHQASRVPSLEILLFRCLLHVGLAFAMKCRGLPLFGPRPAWRPIFAHAVVNVLSVGCAYSSFMVIPAGSATTVRKGSSTLCSALMSAALGTQRLGRWDWLGLLGSTAGLSLIVAPDLAGLRRGKLLADLLGYVLAMLGGLALSVALLLFRALSHPAKLLTAAFTFGVVGSLLCAPLVPLLQEPVVTTDPLTWCSVVGLTLLALVSFFCANYAVTKVHPALVCALLHSEVIVTMTVQYFVLSEPVSAYDVGGAGVIIGSIAVLTAHNIGQDSKEGSAKQEH encoded by the coding sequence ATGCAGAAGACGGCGGAGCCTCAAAAGGAGCGGCGAGAGGCGGCGTCCACCCAGTGCGGGGCGGGCAAGGGGTCAGGCGGCTGGTGGGGCGGCTGCCTGTCGGACAGCGGCCGGGGTCTGGTGGTGGCCCTATTCGGAGGCGGGGTGCCAGCCGGCTTCGTGGGGCCGTTCGCCCGCATCGCCCACCAGGCGTCGCGGGTGCCCTCGCTGGAGATCCTACTCTTCCGCTGCCTTCTTCACGTAGGGCTGGCCTTCGCCATGAAGTGCCGGGGGCTGCCGCTGTTCGGGCCCCGACCCGCCTGGAGACCCATCTTCGCGCACGCCGTGGTCAACGTGTTGTCGGTCGGCTGCGCCTACAGCTCGTTCATGGTGATCCCGGCCGGGAGCGCCACCACCGTGCGTAAAGGCTCCTCGACTCTCTGCTCCGCGCTGATGAGCGCAGCCCTCGGCACGCAGCGTCTCGGCCGCTGGGACTGGCTGGGCCTGCTGGGCAGCACGGCCGGCCTCTCGCTCATCGTGGCTCCCGACCTGGCGGGGCTGCGGCGGGGCAAGCTCCTCGCTGACCTGCTGGGCTATGTGCTGGCCATGCTCGGGGGGCTGGCGCTCTCGGTGGCCCTGCTCCTGTTCCGCGCCCTCTCGCACCCGGCCAAACTGCTGACGGCCGCCTTCACCTTCGGCGTTGTGGGCAGCTTGCTGTGCGCGCCACTGGTTCCCCTGCTCCAGGAGCCCGTGGTCACCACCGACCCGCTCACCTGGTGCTCCGTGGTCGGCCTCACCCTCCTGGCCCTGGTCTCCTTCTTCTGCGCCAATTATGCAGTCACCAAGGTGCACCCGGCTCTGGTCTGCGCCCTACTCCATTCCGAGGTCATCGTCACCATGACCGTTCAGTATTTCGTGCTCAGCGAACCGGTCAGCGCCTATGATGTCGGCGGTGCCGGCGTTATCATCGGCAGCATTGCCGTGCTGACCGCTCACAACATCGGacaggacagcaaggaaggctcaGCAAAGCAAGAGCATTAA